A single Streptomyces mirabilis DNA region contains:
- a CDS encoding suppressor of fused domain protein produces MPELIDHLESRLGRMLGAWSPPAGAPQGTPQVACFREGQLSGAQAFATIGLSRTPLWDPTSDRHFHLELLACENASRTTGYGHFPEVLEYVAGQLVASGRAILRGDVLPLPAPLPGGVMTCLYAGLPVYFDDDFFSVTVENGSDVAIVWLIPITAEETAFIREKGWEAFEDALVRQDPDLLDPDRPQLDL; encoded by the coding sequence ATGCCGGAGCTCATAGACCATCTTGAGAGCAGACTCGGGCGCATGCTCGGTGCCTGGTCCCCGCCCGCAGGCGCCCCGCAGGGCACTCCTCAGGTGGCGTGTTTCCGGGAGGGTCAGCTCTCGGGCGCCCAGGCGTTCGCGACGATCGGCCTGTCTCGTACTCCGTTGTGGGACCCGACTTCGGACCGTCACTTCCACTTGGAGCTGCTGGCCTGCGAGAACGCCAGCCGCACTACGGGCTATGGGCACTTTCCCGAGGTTCTGGAATACGTCGCCGGGCAGCTGGTGGCGAGCGGCCGGGCGATCCTGCGCGGCGACGTGCTTCCGCTTCCCGCTCCGCTGCCCGGTGGAGTCATGACGTGCCTCTATGCAGGGCTGCCTGTCTACTTCGACGACGACTTCTTCTCGGTCACCGTCGAGAACGGCAGTGATGTCGCCATCGTCTGGCTGATCCCCATCACGGCTGAGGAGACCGCCTTCATTCGCGAGAAGGGCTGGGAGGCATTCGAGGACGCACTGGTTCGCCAGGACCCCGATCTCCTCGACCCCGACCGTCCCCAACTCGATCTATGA
- a CDS encoding NucA/NucB deoxyribonuclease domain-containing protein, with protein sequence MLAVVSATASAGASADGRDDLKVESYVLPVGAATPLLKELQSGQGVRQLRELAAKAEPGVGLARETVGPAASYAPISRRASGTVPASEAAGPARAGVTAPQPARTMTFEECKKGLGSDKKFFVKSRFAVCDGASFLQTWVRNRQVVGESAFNVRVVGTIAKNSRTIDFQYYFTDFATTGTTGAASMPITTKGNIPQSWPAGAHYTRGGNAPGTKTFAELKALRTFHETVNAKPGQGSGNSDLLFSVYEPAISYTPPAPWTLSGDMGGKLFMLAPRWDAASYLANSTGGGNPAKKGAATFSYITTLVLSAKQGAEERAEAAHIRTAFINPQDTKPYMSAKKVPGQTVEDPLHRTVSATRRDNNRKAAVKQCRRYWGANYTNGGKECDEYPFATTYEGAAEHDYDPEVRKFNFSVKPIPKDDNRAGGNLLQGFYGNNRIIDGDNDGFIVKIVT encoded by the coding sequence GTGCTCGCTGTGGTGTCGGCCACGGCGTCCGCAGGGGCGAGCGCGGACGGCCGGGACGATCTGAAAGTGGAGTCGTATGTGCTCCCGGTCGGTGCTGCCACACCGTTACTGAAAGAGTTGCAGAGCGGGCAGGGTGTGCGGCAGCTGAGGGAACTCGCCGCGAAGGCGGAGCCGGGGGTGGGGCTGGCGCGGGAGACGGTGGGTCCGGCTGCCTCGTACGCGCCCATCTCCCGCAGAGCCTCGGGCACGGTACCGGCCTCGGAGGCTGCGGGGCCGGCCCGGGCTGGGGTCACGGCTCCGCAGCCGGCTCGGACGATGACGTTCGAGGAGTGCAAGAAGGGGCTGGGCAGCGACAAGAAATTCTTCGTGAAGTCCCGGTTCGCGGTGTGTGACGGGGCGTCGTTCCTGCAGACCTGGGTGCGCAACAGACAGGTTGTCGGCGAGAGCGCGTTCAACGTTCGTGTGGTCGGCACGATCGCGAAGAACAGCCGCACGATCGATTTCCAGTACTACTTCACCGACTTTGCGACGACCGGCACGACCGGCGCCGCGTCTATGCCGATCACGACGAAGGGCAACATCCCGCAGAGCTGGCCAGCCGGGGCGCACTACACCCGGGGCGGGAACGCGCCGGGCACGAAGACGTTCGCGGAGCTGAAGGCGCTTCGCACGTTCCATGAGACGGTGAACGCGAAGCCGGGGCAAGGCAGCGGCAACTCGGACCTGCTCTTCTCGGTGTACGAGCCGGCCATCAGCTACACGCCTCCGGCCCCGTGGACGCTGAGCGGGGACATGGGCGGCAAGCTGTTCATGCTCGCGCCCCGATGGGATGCCGCGTCGTACCTGGCCAACTCCACGGGCGGCGGCAACCCGGCGAAGAAGGGCGCGGCCACCTTCAGCTACATCACGACGCTCGTTCTGAGCGCGAAGCAGGGAGCCGAGGAACGAGCCGAGGCCGCGCACATCAGGACGGCGTTCATCAACCCGCAGGACACCAAACCGTACATGTCGGCGAAGAAGGTGCCCGGCCAGACAGTGGAGGACCCTCTGCACCGCACGGTGAGTGCCACCCGCAGGGACAACAACCGCAAGGCGGCAGTCAAGCAATGCAGACGATACTGGGGCGCCAACTACACCAACGGAGGCAAGGAGTGCGACGAGTACCCCTTCGCGACCACCTACGAGGGGGCCGCGGAACACGACTATGACCCCGAAGTCAGGAAATTCAACTTCTCGGTGAAGCCGATCCCGAAGGACGACAACCGGGCCGGCGGGAATCTCCTGCAAGGTTTCTACGGCAACAACCGCATCATCGACGGAGACAACGACGGCTTCATCGTGAAGATCGTCACCTGA
- a CDS encoding IS110 family transposase: MILIGVDPHKSSHTAVAVDAAGHQVAQRRFVVNAGTFRQLMRWCEQWPERRFAVEGAGGLGRSLAQQLAAAGENVVDVPSTLSARARLLATGGDRKTDAKDALHVAQVALFRHDLRPVVREDQTTILRLLTERRDDLVHERTRVLNRLHAVLRNLLPGGAPTGLSADKAAAVMKGIRPVTATDNCRRDIARDLLADLRHLDRQVKDNEAEMREAVAATRTTLTTLPGLGTVLAAKVIGHIGDVSRFPTEHHFASYTGSAPLDASSGNNVRHRLNTGGNRALNSVLHTIAVCQIRDGGRGQDYYLRKIAEGKTPSEARRALKRRLSNVVYRIMKRDQRNHLAQAA, from the coding sequence GTGATCCTGATCGGTGTCGATCCCCACAAGTCGTCCCACACCGCCGTCGCCGTCGACGCCGCAGGCCATCAGGTGGCTCAGCGCCGGTTCGTCGTCAACGCCGGAACCTTCCGCCAGCTGATGCGCTGGTGCGAGCAGTGGCCCGAGCGCCGTTTCGCGGTCGAGGGCGCCGGCGGCCTGGGCCGCTCGCTCGCCCAGCAGCTGGCCGCCGCGGGCGAGAACGTGGTCGACGTGCCCTCCACCCTGTCGGCCCGGGCCCGGCTCCTGGCCACCGGCGGAGACCGCAAGACCGACGCCAAGGACGCTCTCCACGTCGCCCAGGTCGCCCTCTTCCGCCACGACCTGCGACCCGTCGTGCGGGAAGACCAGACCACCATCCTGCGACTGCTGACCGAACGGCGAGACGACCTGGTCCACGAACGCACCCGCGTCCTCAACCGGCTGCACGCCGTCCTTCGCAATCTCCTGCCCGGCGGTGCCCCCACCGGGCTGTCGGCCGACAAGGCCGCTGCCGTCATGAAGGGCATCCGGCCGGTGACGGCCACCGACAACTGCCGCCGTGACATAGCCCGTGACCTGCTGGCCGACCTGCGCCACCTGGACCGGCAGGTCAAGGACAACGAGGCCGAGATGCGCGAGGCCGTCGCCGCGACCCGCACCACACTGACCACGCTGCCGGGCCTGGGCACCGTGCTGGCCGCGAAGGTCATCGGCCACATCGGGGACGTCAGCCGCTTCCCCACCGAGCACCACTTCGCCAGCTACACCGGCAGCGCCCCCCTGGACGCCTCCAGCGGCAACAACGTCCGCCACCGGCTCAACACCGGCGGCAACCGCGCGCTGAACTCGGTGCTGCACACCATCGCCGTCTGCCAGATCCGCGACGGCGGGCGCGGACAGGACTACTACCTCCGCAAGATCGCTGAGGGGAAGACCCCTTCGGAGGCCCGCAGGGCCCTCAAACGGCGCCTGTCCAACGTGGTCTACCGGATCATGAAACGAGATCAACGAAACCACCTCGCTCAAGCCGCTTGA
- a CDS encoding DUF5710 domain-containing protein, translating to MTQELKGAGISRSTVYDAFSSTRLPSWQVVDALVEVLGTRHPRTAPEEEQPRFYDLWIGAVSEEDEEQGDDLHALAAAGSTAIVSAMATEAWESLRESSRAVLTRRNSDRIWLRVPFELKADAKKHGARWDRQHLLWFVNEPVPELMHWRVDAPPELPTPSE from the coding sequence ATGACGCAAGAACTCAAGGGAGCCGGCATCTCCCGCAGCACGGTCTACGACGCCTTCTCCAGCACGCGCCTCCCCTCATGGCAGGTTGTTGACGCACTAGTTGAGGTGTTGGGCACCAGGCACCCCCGGACGGCTCCTGAAGAGGAGCAACCCCGCTTCTACGACCTGTGGATAGGCGCAGTGAGCGAAGAGGACGAAGAGCAGGGCGACGACCTACACGCTCTGGCGGCTGCCGGAAGCACCGCGATCGTGAGCGCTATGGCCACCGAGGCGTGGGAGTCCCTGCGTGAAAGTTCGCGGGCCGTTCTCACGAGACGGAACAGTGACCGCATCTGGCTACGCGTCCCGTTCGAGCTCAAGGCAGATGCCAAGAAACATGGAGCTCGCTGGGACAGGCAGCACCTGCTCTGGTTCGTCAACGAGCCCGTGCCGGAGCTCATGCACTGGCGCGTCGACGCCCCGCCGGAACTACCGACTCCTTCCGAGTAG
- the fsxC gene encoding FxsC protein, whose product MPPRPRTNRNDSESRGAEGELAHALETVMPVTLGQGRAVSRAAARGVPTMEAFGQIMPQVVEAAAQQYLRHAQVHPPAGPQGRERPRLLGPMGDSGGYTLPHIVTSDDTGVNNGTDDDRAGPPRRHPDRGSREQTRTAGVAYVGAVGRGLTPKAGGRVLDGRTWDEYPTMVPAGVAGA is encoded by the coding sequence TTGCCCCCCCGGCCTCGAACTAACCGGAACGACTCCGAGAGCCGAGGCGCCGAAGGGGAACTGGCGCACGCCCTGGAGACGGTCATGCCGGTCACTCTGGGCCAGGGGCGCGCGGTCTCCCGCGCTGCCGCCAGGGGCGTTCCGACCATGGAGGCGTTCGGGCAGATCATGCCCCAGGTGGTGGAAGCCGCTGCCCAGCAGTATCTGCGTCATGCGCAGGTACACCCGCCTGCGGGCCCGCAGGGTCGTGAGCGTCCCCGCCTCCTCGGCCCAATGGGCGACAGCGGGGGGTACACACTGCCGCACATAGTGACCAGCGACGACACGGGCGTCAACAACGGCACCGACGACGACCGGGCCGGGCCGCCGCGGCGCCATCCCGACCGCGGCAGCCGCGAACAGACCCGTACGGCCGGAGTTGCATATGTCGGCGCGGTGGGGCGGGGGCTCACCCCGAAGGCCGGCGGTCGTGTGCTGGACGGCCGAACCTGGGACGAGTACCCGACCATGGTGCCGGCCGGGGTGGCTGGTGCCTGA
- a CDS encoding class I SAM-dependent methyltransferase, translating into MTDDPQMRPNRHDLGRVFNEVPELYDRVRPGYPDELFADLVAITGMDDRSSVLEVGCGTGQATRTLAALGCSVTAVEPGTDMAALARQRIASFHNVEVETSTFEEWDDRGRRFDVLVAASSWHWVDPSIGWQRAHAVLSPGGWMALLGHVVVRRPGEPEVYAETADLHERFCPGNPGWGHPPLEDDVRTTDEGWGLVDDPGGLFGPTIVRWYPTDQWFNGDGFADHLRSLSLYRRLDRDVREPLLDAIAERIRTRMGDRASRRYLSVLRVGRRAE; encoded by the coding sequence GTGACTGATGATCCGCAGATGCGCCCGAATCGACACGACCTCGGCCGGGTGTTCAACGAGGTGCCGGAGCTCTACGACCGGGTCCGGCCGGGATACCCCGACGAGCTGTTCGCGGACCTTGTCGCCATCACCGGCATGGACGACAGGTCGTCGGTGCTGGAGGTGGGCTGCGGTACCGGTCAGGCGACGCGCACGCTGGCAGCGCTCGGATGCTCAGTGACCGCCGTTGAGCCGGGCACGGACATGGCCGCACTCGCTCGCCAGCGGATCGCCTCCTTTCACAACGTCGAAGTCGAGACGTCGACCTTTGAGGAGTGGGACGACCGCGGTCGACGCTTCGATGTTCTCGTGGCTGCATCGTCTTGGCACTGGGTCGACCCGTCGATTGGCTGGCAGCGGGCGCACGCCGTGCTCTCTCCCGGGGGTTGGATGGCGCTGCTCGGCCACGTCGTTGTCCGTCGGCCGGGAGAACCGGAGGTGTATGCCGAGACCGCCGATCTGCACGAGCGGTTCTGTCCCGGCAACCCCGGCTGGGGTCATCCGCCGCTGGAGGACGACGTGCGCACCACTGACGAGGGTTGGGGCCTGGTCGACGATCCCGGGGGATTGTTCGGCCCAACGATCGTGCGCTGGTATCCAACCGATCAGTGGTTCAACGGGGACGGCTTTGCCGATCACCTTCGCTCGTTGTCGCTGTACCGGAGGCTCGACCGCGACGTCCGTGAGCCCCTTCTCGACGCCATCGCCGAGCGCATCCGCACGCGGATGGGCGATCGAGCATCACGCCGTTATCTGAGCGTCCTGCGGGTCGGACGCCGCGCCGAGTGA
- a CDS encoding site-specific integrase, whose translation MLPSGIWRRWWFLDGAAWWRPAIGTSRIGSSTRTVRPWKRSRPTSRSCWRAGKAPSTVRSYGMDVLRWWRFLQAVGVSWEQATRAEARDFSRWIQLAVKPQRAKSSARRSVRAANAPNVVTGKPSAGPGYAFDPTRPNGHGSPTSVTT comes from the coding sequence ATGCTCCCGAGCGGGATCTGGCGACGTTGGTGGTTCCTCGATGGGGCCGCCTGGTGGAGACCGGCGATCGGTACGAGCCGTATCGGCTCGTCGACCCGGACGGTGCGACCGTGGAAGCGGTCGCGGCCTACTTCCAGGAGTTGCTGGCGGGCGGGGAAGGCGCCGTCGACGGTCCGTTCCTACGGGATGGATGTGCTCCGGTGGTGGCGGTTCCTGCAGGCAGTGGGCGTTTCTTGGGAACAAGCGACCCGGGCGGAGGCCAGGGACTTCAGCCGCTGGATTCAGCTGGCGGTCAAGCCACAACGAGCGAAGTCTTCGGCTCGGCGGTCGGTACGAGCAGCCAACGCACCGAACGTCGTGACGGGGAAGCCGTCAGCTGGGCCCGGCTACGCCTTCGACCCGACACGGCCCAACGGGCACGGCTCGCCGACATCCGTGACAACCTGA